A single Desulfovibrio gilichinskyi DNA region contains:
- a CDS encoding phenylpyruvate tautomerase MIF-related protein, translating into MPFIRVETNLKVETAEADAFVLKLSKFVSVILGKPEIYVTAILHQNASMSLSGSNEPAVFVSLASISLQSDKCLELSRSVCEFITAEFSVPGTRVFIEFRDLERSMFGWNGRTF; encoded by the coding sequence ATGCCTTTTATAAGAGTTGAAACAAATCTGAAAGTTGAAACAGCTGAGGCTGATGCCTTTGTTTTGAAGCTTTCAAAATTTGTATCCGTCATACTGGGTAAGCCGGAAATTTACGTGACTGCAATACTGCATCAAAACGCAAGTATGTCTCTGTCCGGCAGTAATGAGCCGGCGGTGTTTGTTTCTCTGGCCAGTATTTCATTGCAATCTGATAAATGTTTAGAACTTTCAAGATCTGTTTGTGAATTTATCACCGCAGAATTTTCTGTGCCGGGAACTAGAGTTTTTATTGAATTTCGTGATCTTGAACGTTCCATGTTCGGGTGGAACGGGCGGACTTTTTAA
- a CDS encoding peptidase U32 family protein: MTKHKPEILAPAGDKSSFLAAIAAGADAVYAGLKHFSARMEADNFSTTELAALVQLGKENGVKTYIPMNTLIKPDDVDSAARLLDRVAREVKPDGIIVQDLAMLNIAKQIGYEGQIILSTLANVSHPEALKVAAEMGASRVVLPRELNLEEVKQMADACPESITLETFVHGALCYSVSGRCYWSSYFGGKSSLRGRCVQPCRRLYGTSSRKDQPKRLFSCLDLSLDVLTKPLLSIPEVTSWKIEGRKKGPHYVYYTVTGYRMLRDHPNDAKIRKTAMELLELALSRPSSHSTFLPQRPFIPLDPNNETASGFLIGVTKQEKNGKPYFECRQELLNGDFLRIGYQDQPGHQTLKIKRPVPKRGKVSIPVQGLARLKSGTRVFLIDRREEGLVNALKKLETALSKIKVPAKTSSSVQVDLPHPYSSTERVQTLSLQRNPPRGKNKYGTGIWLSANALDRTPKPLVSKIWWHLPPVIWPNEESEIKQLVAYCLGHGATEFVLGSPWQIGLFPKDENLHFHASPFCNMSNPLALMELYEMGFTSAFVSPELSKADYMALPEHSPLPLGIITSGLWPLGISRIVAEETELMSPIYSQKKEVCWVRKYGQTYWVYPGWELDLGIVTKKLESAGYSMFLQITESWPKAVPTPNRTSTFNWDLSLL, translated from the coding sequence ATGACAAAACATAAACCAGAAATTCTTGCCCCGGCGGGCGATAAATCATCTTTCCTTGCTGCAATCGCAGCCGGAGCAGATGCGGTATACGCCGGACTTAAACATTTTTCCGCACGTATGGAAGCTGATAACTTCTCTACTACCGAACTTGCAGCTCTTGTTCAGCTCGGTAAGGAAAATGGCGTTAAGACCTATATCCCCATGAACACATTGATTAAACCTGACGATGTAGATTCCGCAGCCAGATTGCTGGACCGTGTCGCCCGGGAGGTCAAACCTGACGGAATTATTGTTCAAGACCTTGCAATGCTTAATATTGCTAAGCAAATCGGTTATGAAGGACAAATAATTCTATCGACTCTCGCCAATGTGAGCCACCCTGAGGCACTTAAGGTTGCCGCTGAAATGGGTGCATCCCGCGTTGTTCTTCCAAGAGAACTTAATCTGGAAGAAGTTAAACAGATGGCTGACGCCTGCCCTGAATCCATTACTCTTGAAACATTTGTTCACGGCGCCCTTTGCTACAGCGTTTCAGGACGCTGCTACTGGAGCTCATACTTCGGCGGAAAAAGCAGCCTTCGCGGACGCTGCGTTCAGCCATGCCGCAGGCTTTATGGAACCTCTTCCCGTAAAGATCAACCTAAACGTCTGTTCTCCTGCCTAGATTTAAGTCTGGACGTACTGACCAAACCTCTGCTTTCAATCCCTGAAGTTACTTCATGGAAAATTGAAGGTCGTAAAAAAGGCCCCCACTACGTTTATTATACTGTCACAGGTTATCGCATGCTGCGCGATCATCCTAATGATGCTAAAATCCGTAAAACCGCAATGGAATTGCTGGAACTTGCTCTCAGCAGACCATCATCACATTCAACATTTCTGCCGCAGCGTCCGTTTATTCCGCTTGATCCTAATAATGAGACCGCTTCCGGCTTTCTTATCGGTGTTACCAAGCAGGAAAAGAACGGAAAACCTTACTTCGAATGCCGTCAGGAACTTCTGAACGGCGATTTTCTGCGTATCGGTTATCAGGACCAGCCCGGACATCAGACCTTAAAAATCAAACGTCCTGTTCCAAAGCGCGGTAAAGTCTCTATTCCTGTTCAAGGTCTCGCCCGTTTAAAATCAGGAACCAGAGTTTTTCTGATTGACCGTCGCGAAGAAGGTCTGGTCAACGCTCTCAAGAAACTGGAAACAGCTCTTTCAAAAATTAAAGTTCCTGCAAAAACTTCCAGCTCGGTGCAGGTGGATCTTCCACATCCTTACTCCTCCACTGAACGTGTTCAGACTCTTTCTCTGCAAAGGAATCCTCCGCGCGGAAAGAATAAGTACGGAACAGGCATCTGGCTTTCCGCCAATGCCCTCGACCGCACACCTAAACCGCTTGTATCAAAGATCTGGTGGCACCTTCCTCCGGTCATCTGGCCTAATGAAGAATCTGAAATCAAACAGCTTGTCGCTTATTGCCTCGGACACGGAGCAACGGAATTTGTTCTCGGTTCACCGTGGCAGATCGGCCTTTTCCCTAAAGATGAAAATTTACATTTTCACGCCAGCCCGTTCTGTAATATGTCCAACCCGCTTGCACTGATGGAGCTTTATGAAATGGGCTTCACTTCTGCATTTGTCAGCCCTGAGCTTTCAAAAGCGGATTATATGGCACTGCCGGAACACAGCCCGCTTCCTTTGGGGATCATTACTTCCGGCTTATGGCCGCTTGGTATTTCAAGGATCGTTGCTGAAGAAACTGAGCTTATGAGTCCTATCTACAGCCAGAAAAAAGAAGTCTGCTGGGTCAGAAAATATGGCCAGACCTATTGGGTTTACCCCGGCTGGGAACTGGACTTAGGAATTGTGACCAAGAAACTTGAAAGCGCAGGCTATTCAATGTTTCTGCAAATCACGGAATCATGGCCTAAAGCCGTTCCGACTCCTAACAGAACCAGTACTTTCAATTGGGATCTGTCCTTGCTCTAA
- a CDS encoding TRAP transporter substrate-binding protein, with amino-acid sequence MKISKRIVSIVMAMCMLLGGVISANAAKYEARIGHLESAQQPRNIGLLKVAKLVKERTNGDVEFKIFPSSQLGNQRQMNEGVQFGTIEGTVSPAAFLGGFNPAVSIMDLPFLLPTDRAQAQEIRQGALGKALLKSFDSRGFKAVATWPDGRKNFTSNKPLTTVESYKGQRFRVMDSKILIEQFAAIGASAIALPFGELYTSLQNGVIDGEENPLDTIASMKFYEVQKYLVLSEHGAMEDFFLFNPAWWNSLPENYQKIIVDTLMEVMPSVEANKEQAQKDALVVIKKAGVKVSPLSDADRETMRNLMYPKTKAAYLERAGSEGEELIKLYESEYKRIVK; translated from the coding sequence ATGAAAATTTCAAAACGTATTGTTTCTATTGTGATGGCCATGTGCATGCTGCTCGGCGGTGTAATCTCTGCCAACGCTGCAAAATACGAAGCTCGCATCGGACATCTCGAGTCCGCTCAGCAGCCACGTAACATAGGACTGTTAAAAGTCGCTAAACTTGTAAAAGAACGCACCAACGGTGACGTTGAATTTAAAATTTTCCCTTCTTCACAGCTTGGCAATCAGCGTCAGATGAACGAAGGCGTTCAGTTCGGTACTATTGAAGGTACAGTTTCTCCGGCTGCATTTCTTGGCGGATTCAATCCTGCTGTATCTATTATGGACCTTCCTTTCCTGCTTCCTACCGACCGCGCTCAGGCACAGGAAATTCGTCAGGGTGCTTTAGGTAAAGCTCTTTTAAAAAGTTTCGATTCACGTGGTTTTAAAGCTGTTGCAACATGGCCTGACGGACGTAAAAACTTTACATCCAACAAGCCTCTTACAACTGTTGAATCATATAAAGGACAGCGTTTCCGTGTAATGGATTCCAAAATCCTGATTGAACAGTTTGCTGCAATCGGAGCATCTGCAATTGCTCTGCCTTTCGGAGAACTTTATACATCACTCCAGAACGGCGTTATTGACGGTGAAGAAAATCCTCTTGATACCATCGCCAGCATGAAGTTTTATGAAGTTCAGAAATACCTTGTACTTTCAGAACACGGCGCAATGGAAGATTTCTTCCTCTTTAACCCTGCATGGTGGAACAGCCTTCCTGAAAATTATCAGAAAATCATCGTTGATACTTTGATGGAAGTTATGCCCAGCGTTGAAGCCAATAAAGAACAGGCTCAGAAAGACGCTCTTGTCGTAATCAAAAAAGCAGGCGTAAAAGTCAGCCCCCTTTCAGATGCAGACCGCGAAACCATGCGCAATCTTATGTACCCCAAAACGAAAGCTGCCTACCTTGAACGTGCAGGTAGCGAAGGCGAAGAACTCATCAAACTATACGAATCAGAATATAAACGTATTGTAAAATAA
- a CDS encoding DsrE family protein, giving the protein MPNFLFVLSKNDNEAATRCFQFAKIAHSKGHHVDMFFIDGGVDWAVSGKDLTQKTVTGDCPQDYLPYLVENEVKVGVCTPCANNRGLDEATFHSNMLLDGGPHLIDMAAEAKIFNF; this is encoded by the coding sequence ATGCCTAATTTTCTATTTGTACTGAGCAAAAATGACAACGAAGCGGCAACACGCTGTTTCCAATTTGCAAAAATTGCTCACAGTAAAGGACATCATGTTGATATGTTTTTCATTGATGGCGGTGTGGACTGGGCTGTTTCCGGCAAAGACCTGACCCAGAAGACTGTTACCGGAGATTGCCCTCAAGACTACTTGCCATACTTGGTGGAAAATGAAGTTAAGGTCGGCGTATGCACACCATGTGCTAACAATCGCGGACTGGATGAAGCAACCTTCCATTCGAATATGCTGCTAGACGGCGGCCCTCATCTGATCGACATGGCCGCAGAAGCGAAAATTTTCAATTTTTAA
- a CDS encoding FAD-binding oxidoreductase produces MSANNCRAVKVIDVKPLGHSSPDEEIIELKLEYPGWDSGWRVGQFVMIRPVSWPLDLIWGRPFSICNADDTTLTILFQVVGRGTKRLAKLTTGDNVNIWGPLGSFFSKPKDRPVLMLAGGMGIAPFCGYVDSHDQPENLKLFFAHRPPLENYPYNSISEKIEVEDIRERKPEDILNIIARIDELVKEYAEKKGLIVACGPTPFLRTVRCASIKYGVEAELSLENRMACGVGACLGCVTKDSTGHHTQVCTTGPIFKATDISLED; encoded by the coding sequence ATGAGTGCAAACAATTGCAGGGCTGTAAAAGTCATTGACGTTAAGCCCCTCGGGCACTCCTCACCGGATGAGGAAATAATCGAACTCAAGCTCGAATATCCGGGCTGGGACTCCGGCTGGCGCGTTGGCCAGTTTGTTATGATCAGACCCGTTTCGTGGCCGCTTGACCTTATATGGGGACGTCCATTTTCCATTTGTAACGCAGACGACACCACCCTGACTATTCTTTTTCAAGTTGTCGGGCGTGGAACAAAACGTCTTGCGAAACTTACCACAGGCGACAACGTTAATATATGGGGTCCGCTCGGTTCTTTTTTCAGCAAACCGAAAGACCGCCCTGTACTTATGCTCGCCGGAGGGATGGGCATAGCGCCCTTTTGCGGTTATGTCGACTCCCATGATCAGCCTGAAAATTTAAAACTCTTTTTTGCACACCGTCCTCCGCTTGAAAATTATCCATATAATTCCATATCTGAGAAGATAGAAGTGGAAGATATACGCGAAAGAAAGCCCGAAGATATTCTAAATATTATTGCACGAATTGATGAACTTGTTAAGGAATATGCTGAAAAAAAAGGGCTGATCGTCGCCTGCGGTCCCACTCCTTTTCTGCGTACCGTCCGCTGCGCTTCAATTAAATACGGCGTCGAAGCAGAACTTTCGCTGGAGAACCGCATGGCCTGCGGAGTCGGCGCATGTCTTGGCTGCGTAACAAAGGACAGTACCGGACACCATACGCAGGTATGTACAACCGGACCGATCTTTAAAGCTACAGATATCAGTCTGGAGGATTAA
- a CDS encoding TRAP transporter large permease, with protein sequence MTPVIILIALTMLVCGFEMLLVLGVPAFLTKAFLFPRIPDPVLIQKLVGGINVSTLLAIPFFIFAAELMASGQIAKRLTDLIKHFTAHRLGGIGHTTVVGSMAFGSVSGSAPATVAAMGKLMYPELRKTGFSEKFSLGLIVSSAETALLIPPSITLIIYGWMTGTSITGLFIGGLGVGITLGLAFCGLVLFESIRKGVGKGEKSKIPFTKTFKAASWALGLPVIILGGIYSGLFTPTEAAAISVVYAIFVESCIYKNLTFSRLISITERASISTTIIFILLAMGSVLSYFVTIAQVPVLITNFLTDIQAGPITFLMIVNIAFFIAGMFIDPNSALLILVPPLYPVALTMGIDPIHFGEIVCLNICIGMITPPFGLDIFVASSTLDKPVMSIIQGVWPFLFINILVLILVTYVPGLATFLPGLVAP encoded by the coding sequence ATGACTCCTGTAATAATTCTAATTGCTCTGACAATGCTCGTTTGCGGCTTTGAAATGCTGCTTGTTTTAGGTGTGCCTGCATTTTTAACCAAAGCTTTTCTTTTTCCAAGAATCCCTGATCCGGTACTCATTCAAAAACTGGTCGGCGGAATCAACGTTTCTACTCTGCTTGCTATTCCTTTTTTCATTTTTGCGGCAGAACTTATGGCCTCTGGACAGATTGCAAAAAGACTTACAGATCTGATCAAACATTTCACTGCTCATAGACTGGGCGGGATAGGTCATACTACGGTTGTCGGCTCAATGGCCTTCGGTTCTGTTTCAGGATCAGCTCCGGCAACAGTCGCCGCCATGGGTAAACTCATGTATCCTGAACTGCGTAAAACCGGATTCAGCGAGAAATTCAGTCTCGGGTTGATAGTTTCCAGCGCAGAAACAGCGTTACTCATTCCTCCAAGCATCACCCTGATTATTTACGGGTGGATGACAGGCACATCTATTACCGGACTGTTTATAGGCGGTCTGGGTGTAGGTATTACTCTCGGCCTTGCCTTCTGCGGACTTGTACTGTTTGAAAGCATTAGAAAAGGCGTAGGCAAAGGCGAAAAATCAAAAATACCATTTACCAAAACATTTAAAGCGGCCTCATGGGCTCTCGGTTTACCCGTAATTATTCTAGGCGGAATTTACTCAGGGCTGTTTACGCCTACCGAAGCAGCCGCTATTTCTGTTGTTTATGCAATCTTTGTTGAATCCTGCATTTATAAGAATCTAACTTTTTCCAGACTGATCAGCATTACTGAAAGAGCATCAATTTCAACAACAATCATTTTCATTCTGCTGGCAATGGGAAGCGTGCTTTCCTATTTTGTAACAATTGCTCAGGTTCCGGTTCTGATAACAAACTTCCTGACAGATATTCAGGCAGGACCAATCACATTCCTGATGATTGTTAACATCGCCTTTTTTATTGCGGGGATGTTCATCGACCCTAATTCGGCACTTCTTATTCTTGTTCCGCCTTTATATCCGGTAGCATTAACCATGGGAATCGACCCTATTCATTTCGGTGAAATCGTCTGCCTTAACATCTGCATAGGCATGATCACCCCGCCATTCGGGCTGGACATCTTCGTTGCTTCCTCAACGCTTGATAAGCCTGTAATGTCAATCATTCAGGGAGTATGGCCATTCCTGTTCATCAATATTCTTGTATTGATACTGGTTACCTATGTTCCAGGTCTGGCTACTTTCCTTCCGGGATTAGTTGCACCTTAA
- a CDS encoding helix-turn-helix domain-containing protein, translating into MGELSSTEIGHRLKAFRLGSEYSAEDIASKIGISRAALYRYEKGDPPKLETLESIAELLGVSLTSLMGVGVEYVSSAVSFFERMRQAESVSEHLFVMFGPVSYLLTTDEFDEVLSVVLKEGLSSGLPDLRQARRAVDEILAILKERKKAYQKRKPSIVSLVSAAELERFLRNGFIGTYDLPPDIIKERKAIARRELENVLDMLEKQPIGVQIGILRDSIPSTSFQIFRQPGSSTLAISPFRLGEFPNVRLGVAMITSAPEALALHEKMVTELWDRSLKGPAAAAFLKKLIQEAGS; encoded by the coding sequence ATGGGTGAACTGAGCTCCACAGAAATTGGACACAGACTTAAGGCCTTCAGGCTCGGTAGTGAATACAGCGCGGAAGACATTGCTTCGAAGATAGGTATTTCCCGCGCGGCTCTTTACCGTTATGAAAAAGGAGATCCTCCTAAGCTTGAAACACTTGAAAGTATTGCTGAACTTCTTGGAGTCTCGTTGACATCATTAATGGGAGTCGGGGTTGAATACGTTTCGTCTGCAGTGAGTTTTTTTGAAAGAATGAGGCAGGCGGAGTCAGTCTCGGAACATTTATTTGTCATGTTCGGACCGGTTTCATATCTACTTACTACAGATGAATTTGATGAAGTCTTGTCGGTTGTTTTAAAAGAAGGTCTATCATCTGGACTGCCTGATTTACGTCAGGCTCGAAGAGCTGTTGATGAAATTTTAGCAATTTTGAAAGAACGCAAGAAAGCTTATCAAAAACGCAAACCGAGTATTGTCAGTTTGGTTTCTGCCGCAGAACTTGAAAGATTCTTACGAAACGGTTTTATCGGTACGTACGATTTACCGCCGGATATAATAAAAGAGCGAAAGGCCATTGCTCGCCGAGAGTTGGAAAATGTGCTCGACATGCTGGAAAAACAGCCTATCGGTGTTCAAATCGGAATACTTCGGGATTCTATACCAAGTACAAGTTTTCAAATTTTCCGGCAGCCGGGAAGTTCCACACTTGCTATCAGCCCGTTCAGACTTGGAGAATTCCCAAACGTTCGTTTAGGCGTAGCAATGATTACATCTGCTCCGGAAGCACTTGCTCTTCATGAAAAAATGGTGACCGAGCTTTGGGATAGATCTCTGAAAGGACCGGCAGCCGCCGCTTTTTTAAAAAAACTTATTCAGGAAGCAGGGTCGTAA
- a CDS encoding dihydroorotate dehydrogenase: MDMSVDFAGLKLKNPILTASGTFGFGLEFKRFGDLESLGGIIVKGLSLKPREGNPMPRIAETPCGMLNAIGIQNPGVEVFLKDRLPKLPWKTLPVLVNLYATDATEFGELAKVLSAEEGVAALEVNVSCPNVKEGGIAFGQDPSQITKVAEAVKKNAGNKPVIIKLSPNVTDIATCARAAEAGGADGISLINTLSGMAVDIERRAPRLTNVIGGLSGPAVKPVALRCVFQAVNAVKIPVIGLGGISSAEDAAEFLLVGATAVQIGTANFLSPDTAFKIAEELPKVLERINAKSLDEFRGSLKLPK, from the coding sequence ATGGATATGTCAGTTGATTTTGCCGGACTGAAGTTAAAAAACCCCATACTCACAGCTTCAGGCACATTCGGTTTCGGACTGGAATTTAAAAGATTCGGTGATCTTGAATCCCTTGGCGGTATCATTGTAAAAGGCCTTTCTCTTAAGCCGAGAGAAGGCAATCCCATGCCGAGAATTGCTGAAACTCCGTGCGGTATGTTAAATGCCATCGGAATTCAGAATCCCGGTGTTGAAGTGTTTTTGAAAGATAGACTGCCTAAACTGCCGTGGAAAACTTTGCCTGTATTAGTAAACCTCTATGCCACGGATGCGACCGAGTTCGGTGAACTTGCAAAAGTTCTTTCAGCCGAAGAGGGCGTTGCCGCGCTTGAAGTCAATGTATCCTGTCCTAATGTTAAAGAGGGCGGAATCGCCTTCGGTCAGGACCCGAGCCAGATTACAAAAGTTGCTGAGGCCGTTAAAAAAAATGCTGGCAATAAGCCAGTAATTATCAAACTTTCGCCTAACGTAACGGACATAGCCACTTGCGCAAGGGCCGCTGAAGCCGGCGGAGCTGACGGAATATCGCTCATCAATACACTTTCCGGGATGGCGGTTGATATTGAAAGGCGCGCGCCGCGTTTAACTAACGTTATAGGCGGTCTTTCCGGCCCAGCGGTTAAGCCCGTAGCCTTAAGATGTGTATTTCAGGCCGTAAATGCGGTTAAGATCCCCGTAATAGGGCTTGGCGGTATCTCATCAGCAGAAGACGCCGCAGAGTTTCTGCTGGTAGGTGCTACGGCTGTTCAGATCGGTACAGCGAATTTCTTAAGCCCTGATACGGCTTTTAAAATCGCAGAAGAGCTTCCGAAAGTGTTAGAAAGAATTAACGCAAAATCGCTTGATGAGTTCCGCGGAAGCTTGAAATTGCCTAAATAA
- a CDS encoding TRAP transporter small permease — protein sequence MRKTLNSIIAGIRAVERLLVISINLIMVALYTFNVLVREIFPQYSSTFAWIDEATRLLMVWAIFLSLGLALERGRHVAVTTLLEKLPDIPKKVICFVINTTGIVFSCYLAWLGVALVKFVMGTGQVSPTLGLPMYWLYVAPTIGFVLLALRYGLELAGINDRHNKPITIDQAN from the coding sequence ATGCGAAAGACACTGAATTCCATAATCGCAGGAATCAGGGCCGTTGAACGACTTCTTGTTATTTCTATAAATTTGATCATGGTCGCCCTCTATACTTTTAATGTATTGGTAAGAGAGATCTTTCCACAATATTCAAGTACTTTCGCATGGATAGATGAAGCCACCCGCTTGCTTATGGTCTGGGCTATATTCCTGTCTCTCGGCCTTGCTCTGGAACGCGGAAGACATGTAGCAGTAACAACTCTGCTTGAAAAACTTCCTGATATTCCTAAAAAAGTTATCTGCTTTGTTATCAACACTACCGGCATTGTCTTCAGCTGCTATCTTGCATGGCTCGGAGTTGCCCTTGTTAAGTTTGTTATGGGCACAGGACAGGTCAGCCCGACTCTGGGACTGCCCATGTACTGGCTCTACGTTGCGCCGACAATCGGTTTTGTACTTTTAGCTCTCAGATACGGACTTGAACTTGCCGGTATAAATGACCGCCACAATAAACCTATTACTATTGATCAAGCTAACTAA